The Solea solea chromosome 19, fSolSol10.1, whole genome shotgun sequence genome has a window encoding:
- the si:ch211-222n4.2 gene encoding coiled-coil domain-containing protein 74A — translation MTSNTSLPPVSHLPRWTRVARFKKPLSPPRHLPAKQPQLQPLPAVLSADRGEDRAAEVHRHRSSDTEPRIASLQRNIHFLQQQHKDTLERLHAEIEYLRRENKELHYKSIMEPPKSSRKGPIHSRRGVRPPTHGRETHTGLYLEEPLQDMTPSQDQPLRQDHGPEETGSLITSLKPLRIHRDLSHPPRAPTLQECEVIIRQLYNANSFQSQELIRVKSLLRDIVLSKKISPENYSLTNTYLVNGSSKSSEEKKFPKLGLQTYPEKRSGPSQSGVVLPVLKQSLSPTIAERQRRTRAVQRDRLKRTVH, via the exons ATGACGAGTAACACGAGCCTCCCACCGGTGAGCCATTTACCGCGCTGGACCCGCGTGGCGCGTTTCAAGAAACCTCTGTCTCCACCGCGACATTTACCGGCGAAGCAGCCGCAGCTGCAGCCGTTGCCTGCGGTGCTGTCAgcggacagaggagaggacagagccGCGGAGGTGCACCGTCACCGCAGCAGCGACACCGAGCCCCGCATCGCCTCACTGCAGAGGAACATCCActttctgcagcagcaacacaaggACACTCTGGAGAGGCTGCATGCGGAGATAGAGTACCTGAGACGGGAGAATAAAG AATTGCACTACAAATCGATAATGGAGCCTCCAAAGTCGAGTAGGAAAG GACCAATACACAGTCGACGAGGCGTTAGACCACCCACTCACGGAAGGGAAACTCACACAGGACTTTACCTAGAGGAGCCACTGCAGGACATGACACCCTCACAGGACCAGCCCCTCAG GCAGGACCACGGTCCAGAGGAAACGGGCAGCCTCATCACGTCACTGAAGCCTCTGCGGATTCACCGCGACCTCTCCCATCCACCGCGCGCTCCCACACTGCAGGAGTGCGAGGTCATCATCCGGCAGCTCTACAACGCAAACAGTTTTCAGTCTCAGGAA CTTATACGTGTGAAGTCACTGCTGCGAGATATTGTTCTGAGCAAGAAGATCAGCCCGGAAAACTACAGTCTGACCAACACCTACCTTGTTAATGGTAGCAG CAAATCTTCTGAAGAGAAGAAATTTCCAAAACTTGGTCTTCAAACATACCCGGAAAAAAG GTCTGGGCCGTCTCAGTCTGGCGTTGTCCTCCCCGTGCTGAAGCAGAGCCTCAGTCCAACCATCGcagaaagacagaggaggactcGTGCCGTGCAGAGAGACCGTTTAAAAAGGACTGTGCACTGA
- the crkl gene encoding crk-like protein, protein MSARFDSSDRSAWYFGPVSRHETQNRLQGQRHGMFLVRDSSTCPGDYVLSVSENSKVSHYIINSLPSKRFKIGDQEFEHLAALLEFYKIHYLDTTTLIEPAPRYPCTGIGSIQPMGGPEENVEYVRTLYDFTGSDAEDLPFKKGEILIILEKPEEQWWSAKSKEGRVGMIPVPYVEKVVRPSPHSGQPSHGSRNSNSYGIPEPSHALVHAYAQPQTPSPLPPGTPGAVIAPLPSMQNGPVMAKAIQRRVPCAYDKTALALEVGDIVKVTRMNISGQWEGEVNGRRGLFPFTHVKIIDPQNPDESD, encoded by the exons ATGTCTGCTCGGTTCGATTCGTCCGATCGATCCGCCTGGTATTTTGGACCAGTGTCACGACATGAGACACAGAATAGGTTACAAGGACAGAGACATGGTATGTTCCTGGTTCGGGACTCGTCGACTTGTCCAGGCGACTACGTGCTGTCAGTGTCTGAAAACTCCAAAGTGTCTCATTATATAATCAACTCCTTACCCAGCAAGAGGTTCAAGATAGGCGACCAGGAGTTTGAACACCTCGCAGCTCTGCTGGAGTTCTACAAAATCCATTACCTGGACACCACGACTCTAATAGAGCCAGCACCCAG GTACCCATGCACAGGGATTGGTTCCATCCAGCCCATGGGTGGCCCAGAGGAGAACGTGGAGTATGTGCGGACTCTATACGACTTCACAGGCAGTGATGCAGAGGACCTCCCCTTCAAGAAGGGGGAGATTCTCATCATCCTGGAGAAGCCAGAGGAGCAGTGGTGGAGTGCCAAGAGTAAAGAAGGGCGTGTGGGCATGATCCCTGTCCCCTATGTGGAGAAAGTGGTACGACCTTCACCTCACTCTGGTCAGCCATCCCACGGGTCTCGTAATTCCAACAGCTATGGGATCCCAGAGCCGTCTCACGCCCTCGTCCATGCATATGCTCAGCCCCAGACGCCTTCACCATTGCCCCCTGGTACACCTGGAGCCGTTATCGCTCCTCTGCCGTCCATGCAGAACGGCCCGGTCATGGCAAAGGCCATTCAGAGACGAGTGCCGTGTGCCTATGATAAAACGGCTCTTGCTCTAGAG GTTGGCGACATCGTGAAGGTTACGCGGATGAACATAAGCGGTCAGTGGGAGGGAGAGGTGAATGGACGAAGGGGCCTTTTCCCATTCACGCACGTCAAAATCATAGACCCGCAGAATCCCGACGAGAGTGACTGA
- the LOC131446569 gene encoding tubulin alpha-1B chain-like: MRECISIHVGQAGVQIGNACWELYCLEHGIQPNGQMSGNKTPGAGDDAFNTFFSETGAGKHVPRAVFVDLEPTVIDEVRTGTYCQLFHPEQLITGKEDAANNYARGHYTVGKEIIDLVLEKIRKLADQCTGLQGFLVFHSFGGGTGSGFTSLLMERLSVDYGKKSKLEFSVYPAPRVSTAVVEPYNSLLTTHATLEHSDCAFMVDNEAIYDICQRNLDIERPSYTNLNRLISQIVSSITASLRFDGALNVDLTEFQTNLVPYPRIHFPLATYAPVISAEKAYHEQLSVGEITTSCFEPANQLVKCDPRHGKYMACCLLYRGDVVPKDVNAAITTIKSKSSIQFVDWCPTGFKVGINYQPPTVVPGGDLAKVQRAVCMLSNTTAIAEAFARLDHKFDLMYAKRAFVHWYVGEGMEEGEFSEAREDMAALEKDYEEVGMDNVEEDDDLEGEEY, encoded by the exons ATG CGCGAGTGTATCTCCATACACGTTGGTCAGGCTGGTGTCCAGATCGGAAATGCTTGCTGGGAACTTTACTGCCTGGAACATGGGATCCAGCCAAACGGTCAAATGTCCGGCAACAAAACCCCTGGAGCAGGAGACGATGCCTTCAACACCTTCTTCAGTGAGACTGGAGCTGGGAAGCACGTCCCCAGAGCTGTGTTTGTTGACCTAGAGCCCACTGTCATTG ATGAGGTGCGCACTGGGACCTACTGCCAGCTGTTCCACCCTGAGCAGCTGATTACTGGGAAGGAGGACGCAGCCAACAACTACGCCCGTGGACACTACACCGTGGGGAAAGAGATCATTGACCTGGTGCTGGAGAAGATCCGCAAATTG gCTGACCAGTGCACTGGTCTTCAGGGCTTCCTGGTTTTCCACAGCTTTGGAGGAGGCACCGGCTCTGGCTTCACCTCCCTGCTGATGGAGCGCTTGTCTGTCGACTATGGCAAGAAGTCCAAGCTGGAGTTCTCCGTCTACCCAGCCCCCCGGGTGTCCACTGCTGTGGTGGAGCCCTACAACTCCCTCCTGACCACTCACGCCACCCTGGAGCACTCCGACTGCGCCTTCATGGTGGACAACGAGGCCATCTACGACATCTGCCAGAGGAACTTGGACATCGAGCGTCCCAGTTACACCAACCTGAACCGGCTGATCAGTCAGATCGTGTCCTCCATCACCGCTTCCCTCCGTTTCGACGGTGCCCTGAACGTCGACCTGACCGAGTTCCAGACCAACTTGGTGCCCTATCCTCGCATCCACTTCCCTCTGGCCACCTACGCCCCCGTCATCTCTGCCGAGAAGGCGTACCACGAGCAGCTCTCGGTGGGCGAGATCACCACCTCCTGCTTCGAGCCGGCCAATCAATTGGTGAAGTGCGACCCCCGCCACGGCAAGTACATGGCCTGCTGCCTGCTGTACCGTGGCGACGTGGTGCCCAAAGACGTCAACGCTGCCATCACCACCATCAAGAGCAAGAGCTCCATCCAGTTTGTGGACTGGTGTCCCACTGGATTCAAGGTCGGCATCAACTACCAGCCGCCCACCGTGGTTCCTGGTGGGGACCTGGCCAAGGTCCAGAGGGCCGTGTGCATGCTGAGCAACACCACCGCCATCGCCGAGGCCTTTGCTCGGCTTGACCACAAGTTTGACCTGATGTACGCCAAGCGCGCCTTCGTTCACTGGTACGTGGGTGAGGggatggaggagggagagtTTTCTGAGGCCAGAGAGGACATGGCTGCGCTTGAGAAGGATTACGAGGAAGTGGGTATGGACAATGTGGAGGAAGATGATGACTTGGAAGGAGAGGAGTATTAA